One genomic segment of Amycolatopsis sp. Hca4 includes these proteins:
- a CDS encoding WXG100 family type VII secretion target, translating to MPAGGSGFTAEPDAVLRASNGLVTAADALDNAAKALQSALAAQGECWGGDESGKEFAKDYVPGAQGAVEGFTNLVAGLRGMQQNVSKSMKALSGADEDVTSQLGKGH from the coding sequence ATGCCGGCTGGGGGTTCCGGGTTCACCGCGGAGCCGGACGCGGTCCTGCGCGCGTCGAACGGCCTGGTGACGGCGGCCGACGCCCTCGACAACGCAGCGAAGGCACTGCAGTCCGCGCTCGCCGCGCAGGGCGAGTGCTGGGGCGGCGACGAGTCCGGCAAGGAGTTCGCCAAGGACTACGTGCCGGGCGCGCAGGGCGCAGTCGAAGGCTTCACCAACCTCGTCGCGGGGTTGCGGGGGATGCAGCAGAACGTCAGCAAGTCGATGAAGGCGCTGTCGGGGGCCGACGAAGACGTGACGTCCCAGCTCGGCAAGGGGCATTGA
- a CDS encoding YbaB/EbfC family nucleoid-associated protein — MTTAGDDRAQLEARNAAMKDRMDTLLENFERQTAQLRDAQAAAAETTAQVSSPDGLVRATIDAGGSLAKLEFAPNTFERTTPAQLANTVQTLVRQGSLQVKQKIADLMAPITEGLPDLADLVEGAPSLAGLVPPIPEFLDEEPPPAPRPESFEDGGSILRNEQAPPMPAPKPAPKRVRPPRDDDEEPPSSWMTRGD; from the coding sequence GTGACCACCGCGGGCGACGACCGTGCGCAGCTGGAAGCACGCAATGCCGCGATGAAGGACCGGATGGACACCCTCCTGGAGAACTTCGAGCGGCAGACAGCGCAGCTGCGCGACGCCCAGGCCGCGGCCGCCGAAACCACCGCACAGGTGAGTTCGCCCGACGGGCTGGTCCGCGCCACCATCGACGCCGGCGGCAGCCTCGCCAAGCTCGAGTTCGCCCCCAACACCTTCGAACGCACGACGCCCGCGCAGCTCGCGAACACCGTCCAGACGCTGGTGCGCCAGGGATCGCTGCAGGTCAAGCAGAAGATCGCCGACCTGATGGCGCCGATCACCGAAGGCCTGCCCGACCTCGCCGACCTGGTCGAGGGCGCGCCGTCGCTGGCCGGGCTGGTGCCGCCGATCCCGGAGTTCCTGGACGAGGAACCGCCGCCCGCGCCGCGGCCGGAGTCGTTCGAAGACGGCGGTTCGATCCTGCGCAACGAGCAGGCGCCGCCGATGCCGGCCCCGAAGCCCGCTCCCAAGCGCGTCCGCCCGCCGCGTGACGACGACGAGGAGCCACCGTCGTCCTGGATGACGAGGGGCGACTGA
- a CDS encoding MFS transporter: MTISAHSATVRRGPRELLKDPDFRRLLFTRFAASWGDGVFRAGLAGAVLFNPERAADPLAIAGGFAALLLPYSVVGPFAGALLDRWDRRKVLIFANLLRGLAIACASVAVGLGFGGIGLFSLALAAEGISRFIGSGLSASLPHVVEEESVVTANAFATTLGSVVAVIGGGCAIGLRALFGSNDVGSAETTAFAVLGTLVSALIARGFARGVLGPTVVDEPPNPVLAVARGLADGARHAWRAPSVTAGFIALFAHRAAFGVSLLVTVLLMRNYFTDHGVFRAGLPGLGQMAVLAGAGLLLAGLLTARIIRRFGRLRAVLGALLLAAIAQSAFGLPMVLPLALLASFVITGAGQVLKLCVDSSIQLDVADEARGRVFALYDTLFNITQVAAVSLGALVVPDDGRSPGLLIAATVCYFVGGAGYALARRRAIR, translated from the coding sequence GTGACGATCAGCGCCCACTCGGCGACCGTGCGAAGAGGCCCTCGGGAACTGCTCAAGGACCCCGACTTCCGGCGTCTCCTCTTCACCCGCTTCGCCGCGAGCTGGGGCGATGGCGTCTTCCGCGCAGGCCTCGCGGGCGCTGTCCTCTTCAACCCCGAACGTGCCGCCGATCCGCTGGCCATCGCGGGTGGGTTCGCCGCGCTGCTGCTGCCGTACTCGGTCGTCGGGCCGTTCGCCGGTGCGCTGCTGGACCGGTGGGACCGGCGGAAAGTCCTGATCTTCGCGAACCTCCTGCGCGGGCTGGCGATCGCCTGCGCGTCCGTTGCCGTCGGGCTCGGTTTCGGCGGCATCGGCCTGTTTTCGCTGGCCCTGGCCGCGGAAGGGATCTCCCGCTTCATCGGCTCGGGCCTTTCGGCGTCCCTGCCGCACGTCGTGGAGGAAGAGAGCGTCGTGACGGCGAACGCCTTCGCCACGACGCTCGGCTCGGTGGTCGCCGTCATCGGCGGTGGCTGCGCGATCGGCTTGCGCGCGCTGTTCGGCAGCAACGACGTCGGCTCGGCGGAGACGACGGCGTTCGCGGTGCTCGGCACGCTGGTCTCGGCGTTGATCGCGCGCGGCTTCGCCCGCGGCGTGCTCGGGCCGACCGTGGTGGACGAGCCGCCGAACCCGGTGCTGGCCGTCGCTCGCGGGCTGGCCGACGGTGCCCGGCACGCGTGGCGCGCGCCGAGTGTCACCGCCGGGTTCATCGCGCTGTTCGCGCACCGGGCGGCGTTCGGGGTGTCGCTGCTGGTCACCGTGCTGCTGATGCGCAACTACTTCACCGACCACGGCGTCTTCCGCGCCGGCCTGCCCGGGCTGGGGCAGATGGCGGTCCTCGCCGGCGCCGGGCTGCTGCTGGCCGGGCTGCTGACCGCGCGGATCATCCGCCGGTTCGGCAGGCTGCGCGCGGTGCTCGGCGCGTTGCTGCTGGCGGCGATCGCGCAGTCCGCGTTCGGCCTGCCGATGGTGCTGCCGCTCGCGCTGCTCGCCTCGTTCGTGATCACCGGGGCGGGGCAGGTGCTCAAGCTCTGCGTCGACTCGTCGATCCAGCTCGACGTCGCCGACGAAGCCCGCGGCCGGGTGTTCGCGCTGTACGACACGCTGTTCAACATCACGCAGGTCGCGGCGGTTTCCCTGGGCGCGCTGGTCGTGCCGGACGACGGCCGTTCGCCGGGTCTGCTCATCGCCGCGACGGTCTGCTACTTCGTCGGCGGAGCGGGGTACGCGCTCGCCCGGAGGCGCGCGATTCGCTGA
- a CDS encoding YqgE/AlgH family protein produces the protein MGRVPADAEVEPGTLLVAAPTMVDPNFRRTVVFVIDHREEGTLGVVLNRPSDVAVHDVLPNWGGHVAEPQAVFVGGPVEKKTALCLAALRTGETAASVPGVIAVRGPVALVDLDTDPEALVPKVRGVRVFAGYAGWDSGQLAGEIERDDWVIVPALPSDILASPDGDLWSQVLRRQGIPLALLATHPGDLQRN, from the coding sequence ATGGGTCGCGTGCCAGCGGACGCCGAGGTTGAACCGGGAACGCTCCTGGTCGCCGCCCCCACCATGGTCGACCCCAACTTCCGCCGGACCGTGGTGTTCGTCATCGATCACCGCGAAGAGGGCACGCTCGGCGTGGTCCTGAACCGGCCGAGCGACGTCGCGGTGCACGACGTGCTGCCCAACTGGGGTGGCCACGTCGCCGAGCCGCAGGCGGTGTTCGTCGGCGGTCCGGTCGAGAAGAAGACCGCGTTGTGCCTGGCCGCGCTGCGCACCGGGGAGACGGCGGCGAGCGTGCCGGGGGTGATCGCGGTCCGCGGCCCGGTCGCGCTGGTCGACCTGGACACCGATCCCGAAGCGCTGGTGCCGAAGGTCCGGGGCGTCCGCGTCTTCGCCGGGTACGCGGGCTGGGACTCGGGGCAGCTGGCCGGCGAGATCGAGCGCGACGACTGGGTCATCGTCCCGGCGCTGCCGAGCGACATCCTGGCCTCGCCGGACGGCGACCTGTGGAGCCAGGTCCTGCGCCGTCAGGGCATCCCGCTGGCGCTACTGGCCACCCATCCGGGCGACCTCCAACGGAATTAG
- a CDS encoding SdpI family protein: MFAIALVPVVLGLLVGFGGFLGFRERLTREGGTGVRTEAALRSEEAFKLANRVASLPTMAGGAIAVLTGLAGLAMPTTGGLISAALAGVLALVLLVMGGGVLGNRAALTVPAPAPAAPAGCSGCACGAGGCGVFKKDEA; this comes from the coding sequence GTGTTCGCTATCGCGCTGGTTCCGGTCGTACTGGGTCTGCTCGTCGGTTTTGGTGGGTTCCTCGGGTTCCGCGAGCGCTTGACGCGCGAGGGCGGCACCGGGGTGCGCACCGAGGCGGCGCTCCGCAGCGAAGAAGCGTTCAAGCTGGCCAACCGCGTCGCGAGCCTGCCGACCATGGCCGGGGGCGCGATCGCCGTGCTCACCGGGCTGGCCGGGCTGGCCATGCCGACGACCGGTGGCCTGATCTCCGCCGCGCTGGCGGGCGTGCTCGCCTTGGTGCTGCTGGTCATGGGCGGTGGCGTGCTGGGCAACCGGGCCGCGCTGACCGTGCCCGCCCCGGCTCCCGCGGCGCCGGCCGGCTGCAGCGGCTGCGCGTGCGGCGCCGGTGGCTGCGGCGTCTTCAAGAAGGACGAGGCCTAA
- a CDS encoding esterase-like activity of phytase family protein: MSPRVLPTVLATALIGGILAAAPAEATQSHERPIRLLGEKIVPNALPFQGTTVGGLSSIDYDPRTGGYALICDDRSAINPARFYTATFPVTAHGVGDVTFTGTKPLLRPDGTPYPPLAQNDPSKPQNEQTIDPEELRVDPWTGDYYWSQEGERTATTLIDPSIREARRDGKYVRDLPIPANEKMTPTAGPRQNLVLEGITFTGFGSLLASEVEGPLLQDGPEATTTTGALSRITLQARFGPVLAQYAYPQEPLFAAPVPSTAFATTGVSSMLAVDQADPTKFLMMERSFSTGVGNKVRVYEIDTTGATNVLNVPSLADAKHVKPVKKRFLFDAADLGLSTVDNLEGMTWGPKLPDGERSLILVSDNNFSATQVTQFVALAVPSERL, from the coding sequence ATGTCACCGCGTGTACTGCCCACCGTCCTGGCCACTGCCCTGATCGGGGGAATCCTCGCCGCGGCTCCGGCCGAGGCCACCCAGAGTCACGAGCGGCCCATCCGGCTGCTCGGCGAAAAGATCGTCCCGAACGCCCTGCCGTTCCAGGGCACCACGGTCGGCGGCCTGTCCAGCATCGACTACGACCCGCGGACCGGCGGGTACGCCCTGATCTGCGACGACCGATCGGCGATCAACCCCGCCCGGTTCTACACCGCGACGTTCCCGGTCACCGCCCACGGCGTCGGCGACGTCACCTTCACCGGCACGAAACCGCTGCTCCGCCCGGACGGCACGCCGTACCCGCCGCTCGCGCAGAACGACCCGTCGAAGCCGCAGAACGAGCAGACGATCGACCCCGAAGAGCTGCGCGTCGACCCGTGGACCGGCGATTACTACTGGTCGCAGGAGGGCGAGCGGACCGCGACGACGTTGATCGACCCGTCGATCCGCGAGGCCCGCCGCGACGGAAAATACGTCCGCGACCTGCCGATCCCCGCGAACGAGAAGATGACGCCGACGGCCGGACCACGGCAGAACCTCGTGCTCGAGGGCATCACGTTCACCGGCTTCGGCTCGCTGCTGGCCAGCGAGGTCGAGGGCCCGCTGCTGCAGGACGGCCCGGAGGCGACCACGACCACCGGCGCGCTGTCGAGGATCACCCTGCAGGCGCGGTTCGGGCCGGTCCTGGCCCAGTACGCCTACCCGCAGGAGCCGCTGTTCGCCGCGCCCGTGCCGTCGACGGCGTTCGCCACCACCGGCGTCTCCTCGATGCTGGCCGTCGACCAGGCGGATCCGACGAAGTTCCTGATGATGGAGCGCTCGTTCAGCACCGGCGTCGGCAACAAGGTGCGCGTCTACGAGATCGACACGACGGGCGCGACGAACGTCCTGAACGTGCCGTCCCTCGCCGACGCGAAGCACGTGAAGCCGGTCAAGAAGCGGTTCCTCTTCGACGCGGCCGACCTCGGCTTGTCCACTGTAGACAACCTCGAAGGCATGACCTGGGGGCCGAAGCTGCCGGACGGCGAACGCAGTTTGATCTTGGTCAGCGACAACAACTTCTCCGCGACCCAGGTCACCCAGTTCGTCGCACTGGCGGTCCCCTCGGAACGGCTTTGA
- the leuS gene encoding leucine--tRNA ligase: protein MTETPGTPIDVPAHRYTAALAGQIEQRWQDHWADQGTFHAPNPVGPLAVEGQPVPSDKLFVQDMFPYPSGSGLHVGHPLGFISTDVFARYHRMIGRNVLHTMGFDAFGLPAEQYAVQTGQHPRKTTEENIRTYLRQIRRLGLGHDERRRISTIDPEYYRWTQWIFLQIFNSWYDTEAGKARPIAELEAAFADGSRPTPDGRDWASLSASERKKIIDDHRLVYISEAPVNWCPGLGTVLSNEEVTSEGRSERGNFPVFRRNLRQWMMRITAYADRLVDDLDLLDWPEKVKSMQRNWIGRSHGARVTFKTGEDAIEVFTTRPDTLFGATYMVLAPEHPLVDKLTAASWPEGVDSRWTGGAATPAEAIKEYRVAASRKSELDRQENKEKTGVFTGAYATNPVNDKQIPIFVADYVLMGYGTGAIMAVPGQDVRDWEFAEKFGLDIIRTVQPSEGFDGKAFTGDGPAINSGFLDGMDVAEAKKTIIDWLSEKGAGTGTVQYKLRDWLFSRQRYWGEPFPVVYDEAGEVHAVPESMLPIELPEVADYSPVTFDPEDRDSMPSSPLARATDWVEVELDLGDGPKKYRRDINTMPNWAGSCWYQLRYVDPTNTETFCAPENEQYWMGPRPGEYGADDTGGVDLYVGGVEHAVLHLLYSRFWHKVLFDLGYVTSKEPYRKLFNQGYIEAYAYTDARGVYVPAEQVEERDGKYFFNGEEVTQEYGKMGKSLKNVVTPDEMAENYGADTFRFYEMAMGPLAMSRPWATKDVVGAHRFLQRLWRLVVDETTGELRVSTEDASEADRKVLHRTIAGVREDYAEMRFNTAGAKLIELNNHVTKVYGAAASTPRELAEPLVLMLAPLAPHMAEELWHRLGHVDSLVQGPFPVVDEKYLVEDSVEYPIQVNGKVRSRVTVAASASQDEVQAAALADEKVAAMIGDGSPRKVIVVPGRLVNIVL from the coding sequence ATGACCGAGACACCAGGGACGCCCATCGACGTCCCGGCGCACCGCTACACGGCCGCGCTGGCGGGTCAGATCGAGCAGCGCTGGCAGGACCACTGGGCCGACCAGGGGACCTTCCACGCGCCGAACCCCGTCGGGCCGCTCGCCGTCGAGGGGCAGCCGGTGCCCAGCGACAAGCTGTTCGTCCAGGACATGTTCCCGTACCCGTCGGGCTCCGGCCTGCACGTCGGGCACCCGCTGGGCTTCATCAGCACCGACGTCTTCGCCCGGTACCACCGGATGATCGGGCGCAACGTGCTGCACACGATGGGCTTCGACGCGTTCGGCCTGCCGGCCGAGCAGTACGCGGTCCAGACCGGGCAGCACCCGCGCAAGACGACCGAGGAGAACATCCGGACCTACCTGCGCCAGATCCGGCGCTTGGGCCTGGGCCACGACGAACGCCGTCGTATCTCCACGATCGACCCCGAGTACTACCGCTGGACGCAGTGGATCTTCCTGCAGATCTTCAACAGCTGGTACGACACCGAGGCGGGCAAGGCGCGCCCGATCGCCGAGCTGGAGGCCGCCTTCGCGGACGGCTCCCGGCCGACGCCGGACGGCCGTGACTGGGCGTCGCTGAGCGCGTCCGAGCGCAAGAAGATCATCGACGACCACCGGCTGGTGTACATCTCCGAAGCGCCGGTCAACTGGTGCCCGGGCCTGGGCACGGTGCTGTCGAACGAAGAGGTCACCTCCGAGGGGCGCAGCGAGCGCGGCAACTTCCCCGTCTTCCGCCGCAACCTGCGGCAGTGGATGATGCGGATCACCGCGTACGCCGACCGCCTGGTCGACGACCTGGACCTGCTGGACTGGCCGGAGAAGGTCAAGTCCATGCAGCGGAACTGGATCGGCCGCTCGCACGGCGCCCGCGTCACGTTCAAGACCGGCGAAGACGCGATCGAGGTCTTCACGACCCGCCCGGACACGCTGTTCGGCGCCACGTACATGGTGCTGGCGCCGGAGCACCCGCTGGTCGACAAGCTGACTGCGGCTTCCTGGCCTGAGGGCGTCGACTCGCGGTGGACCGGCGGTGCCGCGACGCCCGCCGAGGCGATCAAGGAATACCGCGTCGCCGCGTCCCGGAAGTCCGAGCTGGACCGGCAGGAGAACAAGGAGAAGACCGGCGTCTTCACCGGCGCGTACGCGACGAACCCGGTCAACGACAAGCAGATCCCGATCTTCGTCGCCGACTACGTGCTGATGGGCTACGGCACCGGCGCGATCATGGCCGTCCCCGGCCAGGACGTCCGCGACTGGGAGTTCGCCGAGAAGTTCGGCCTGGACATCATCCGGACCGTCCAGCCGTCGGAAGGCTTCGACGGCAAGGCGTTCACCGGCGACGGACCGGCGATCAACTCGGGCTTCCTGGACGGCATGGACGTGGCCGAAGCCAAGAAGACGATCATCGACTGGCTGTCGGAGAAGGGCGCCGGCACCGGGACGGTCCAGTACAAGCTGCGAGACTGGCTGTTCTCGCGCCAGCGCTACTGGGGCGAGCCGTTCCCGGTGGTCTACGACGAGGCCGGCGAAGTCCACGCCGTCCCCGAGTCGATGCTGCCGATCGAGCTGCCCGAGGTCGCCGACTACTCGCCGGTGACGTTCGACCCGGAGGACCGCGACTCGATGCCGTCGTCGCCGCTGGCGCGCGCGACGGACTGGGTCGAGGTCGAGCTGGACCTGGGCGACGGGCCGAAGAAGTACCGCCGCGACATCAACACGATGCCGAACTGGGCCGGTTCGTGCTGGTACCAGCTGCGTTACGTGGACCCGACGAACACCGAGACGTTCTGCGCGCCGGAGAACGAGCAGTACTGGATGGGCCCGCGGCCCGGCGAGTACGGCGCGGACGACACCGGCGGCGTCGACCTGTACGTCGGCGGCGTCGAGCATGCAGTTCTGCACCTGCTGTACTCGCGGTTCTGGCACAAGGTGCTGTTCGACCTGGGGTACGTGACGTCCAAGGAGCCGTACCGGAAGCTGTTCAACCAGGGCTACATCGAGGCGTACGCGTACACGGACGCGCGCGGCGTCTACGTCCCGGCCGAGCAGGTCGAGGAGCGCGACGGGAAGTACTTCTTCAACGGCGAAGAGGTCACCCAGGAGTACGGCAAGATGGGCAAGAGCCTGAAGAACGTCGTCACGCCGGACGAGATGGCCGAGAACTACGGCGCCGACACGTTCCGGTTCTACGAGATGGCGATGGGCCCGCTGGCCATGTCGCGCCCGTGGGCGACCAAGGACGTCGTCGGCGCGCACCGGTTCCTGCAGCGGCTGTGGCGCCTGGTGGTCGACGAGACGACCGGCGAGCTGCGGGTGTCCACTGAGGACGCTTCCGAGGCGGACCGGAAGGTGCTGCACCGGACCATCGCCGGCGTCCGCGAGGACTACGCGGAGATGCGGTTCAACACGGCGGGCGCGAAGCTGATCGAGCTGAACAACCACGTCACCAAGGTGTACGGCGCGGCCGCGTCGACGCCGCGTGAGCTGGCCGAGCCGCTGGTGCTGATGCTGGCGCCGCTGGCCCCGCACATGGCGGAGGAGCTGTGGCACCGGCTGGGCCACGTGGACTCGCTGGTGCAGGGCCCGTTCCCGGTGGTGGACGAGAAGTACCTGGTGGAGGATTCGGTCGAGTACCCGATCCAGGTCAACGGCAAGGTCCGGTCCCGGGTGACGGTCGCCGCTTCCGCGTCTCAGGACGAGGTCCAGGCGGCGGCGCTGGCGGACGAGAAGGTCGCGGCGATGATCGGCGACGGCTCGCCGCGCAAGGTGATCGTGGTGCCCGGGCGGCTGGTCAACATCGTCCTCTAA
- a CDS encoding SDR family oxidoreductase, which yields MTLDGKVALVTGGSRGIGAATALRLAEDGADVALTYQHNGTLAAEVVDKIKSLGRRALAVQADSADAAAVSAAVRATVAEFGRLDVLVNNAGVGFVGAFGETSLEDVDRVLAVNVRGVFAATQAAAGVLADGGRVITIGSCVTDRVPGPGMALYATSKAAMVGLTKALARELGPRGITVNLVHPGPTDTDMNPADGPYAADQRALTAFDRYGSPSEVASAVAYLASPGAEYVTAAVLSVDGGHAA from the coding sequence ATGACCCTCGACGGCAAGGTGGCACTGGTGACGGGCGGCAGCCGCGGCATCGGGGCGGCCACGGCACTGCGGCTCGCCGAGGACGGCGCGGACGTCGCGCTGACGTACCAGCACAACGGCACGCTGGCGGCCGAGGTGGTCGACAAGATCAAGAGCCTCGGCCGCCGCGCGCTGGCGGTCCAGGCGGATTCGGCGGACGCCGCGGCGGTTTCGGCGGCGGTCCGGGCGACCGTCGCGGAGTTCGGACGGCTGGACGTGCTGGTGAACAACGCGGGCGTCGGGTTCGTCGGCGCGTTCGGCGAGACTTCGCTGGAAGACGTCGACCGCGTCCTGGCGGTGAACGTCCGCGGTGTGTTCGCGGCGACCCAGGCGGCGGCCGGAGTCCTGGCCGACGGCGGCCGCGTGATCACGATCGGCAGCTGCGTCACCGACCGCGTGCCGGGCCCGGGCATGGCGCTGTACGCGACGAGCAAGGCAGCGATGGTGGGCTTGACCAAGGCGCTGGCGCGCGAGCTCGGCCCGCGCGGCATCACGGTGAACCTGGTCCACCCGGGCCCGACGGACACGGACATGAACCCGGCCGACGGCCCGTACGCGGCCGACCAGCGCGCCCTGACGGCGTTCGACCGCTACGGCTCGCCGTCGGAGGTGGCTTCGGCGGTCGCGTACCTCGCCTCACCCGGAGCCGAGTACGTGACGGCGGCGGTCCTGTCGGTCGACGGCGGCCACGCGGCCTAA
- a CDS encoding TetR/AcrR family transcriptional regulator — translation MSHPTRRGRARAATEQDIRRTARRLLVEQGPEAVTLRAIARELGITAPALYRYYESRDDLVENLRLDVCADLADDLAEEIAELPDDGVLQLFAICKGFRRWALTHTKEFTLVFASPTGGIGSTSGSALSRVDEPFGRIFLAAAGRVLARHDVVLPSASSVPDELRDDLKTFQESLVAVLVESDQGVPVEKIDLGVTYLMIQFWARIYGHVTLEVFGNYPIPMAKPDVLFEAMLADLAREIGLYTG, via the coding sequence ATGAGCCACCCCACTCGGAGGGGTCGCGCGCGTGCGGCTACCGAACAGGACATCCGGCGGACCGCCCGGAGACTGCTCGTCGAGCAGGGGCCGGAGGCGGTCACGCTGCGTGCCATCGCGCGGGAGCTGGGGATCACCGCGCCCGCGCTCTACCGGTACTACGAGTCTCGGGATGACCTCGTCGAGAACCTGCGGCTGGACGTCTGCGCCGACCTGGCGGACGATCTCGCCGAGGAGATCGCCGAGCTGCCGGACGACGGGGTGCTGCAGCTGTTCGCCATCTGCAAGGGCTTCCGGCGGTGGGCGCTCACCCACACGAAGGAATTCACGCTGGTCTTCGCGTCGCCGACCGGCGGGATCGGGTCGACGTCGGGGAGTGCGCTGAGCCGGGTCGACGAGCCGTTCGGGCGGATCTTCCTGGCTGCTGCCGGGCGGGTGCTCGCGCGGCACGACGTCGTGCTGCCCTCGGCCAGCAGCGTGCCCGATGAGCTGCGGGACGACCTGAAGACCTTCCAGGAGTCGCTGGTCGCGGTGCTCGTCGAGTCCGATCAAGGCGTTCCGGTCGAGAAGATCGACCTCGGCGTGACGTACCTGATGATCCAGTTCTGGGCCCGGATCTACGGGCACGTCACGCTCGAGGTCTTCGGCAACTACCCGATCCCGATGGCCAAGCCGGACGTCCTGTTCGAGGCGATGCTCGCGGACCTCGCGCGGGAGATCGGGCTCTACACCGGTTAG
- a CDS encoding DUF3558 domain-containing protein codes for MIRRVLIGTTAVVVGTALLTSCTGERRTPGTASPAPASSAELPNSGAPKVNDPLPAKVLDGSPCDSALTEEQLAGYLGKPGAPEPKDSELGPMCDWASTSGSSAGILVAYETKTGQGISFTYKNEKPKASRWVDDLDPVQGYPIVGYVDVGASGQRSCVLVVGVSDELAYSLSLVLGDDAAEKGKDACQLGRGVADTVLTNLKARA; via the coding sequence ATGATTCGACGGGTTCTCATCGGCACGACCGCGGTGGTCGTCGGTACAGCACTGCTGACCTCGTGCACCGGTGAACGTCGCACGCCGGGTACTGCATCGCCCGCGCCGGCCAGCAGCGCAGAGCTGCCGAACAGCGGCGCGCCGAAGGTGAACGACCCGCTGCCGGCGAAAGTCTTGGACGGGAGCCCCTGCGACTCGGCTCTCACCGAAGAGCAGCTGGCCGGCTATCTGGGCAAGCCCGGCGCGCCGGAACCGAAAGACTCCGAGCTCGGCCCCATGTGCGACTGGGCCAGTACTTCCGGGAGTAGCGCCGGCATCCTCGTCGCATACGAAACGAAGACCGGGCAGGGCATCAGCTTCACCTACAAGAACGAAAAGCCGAAGGCTTCCCGCTGGGTCGACGATTTGGACCCTGTCCAGGGCTACCCGATCGTCGGCTATGTCGATGTGGGAGCCAGCGGTCAGCGAAGCTGCGTGCTTGTCGTCGGTGTCTCCGATGAACTCGCGTACTCGCTCTCGTTGGTCCTCGGCGACGACGCTGCCGAAAAAGGGAAGGACGCTTGTCAGCTCGGGCGGGGCGTCGCCGACACGGTGCTGACCAACCTCAAGGCGCGGGCCTGA
- a CDS encoding ESX secretion-associated protein EspG: MIFLPKTALLTAWGWERHGPPPPVLGADNLWLGDETRKRLDEQVLDVLTSLRLAAGGTLTRDFRDVLRVLAKGAHQFTAWLGDIEADESGAVLVSASGSDALRLIRKDDTVRIDVVEPSRIAESLVDVLPPVPPARISAVSIPEARFSGRAVEESYDLDDPTLDRGRDPLPWARRLMAARRTGLHQCYAVQRGARSAPITAVDIAGTGRVLTYVQAGREPVVRFQPGTRGALTEVLYATLNGLGGGR; this comes from the coding sequence GTGATCTTCCTGCCCAAGACCGCGCTGCTCACCGCGTGGGGGTGGGAGCGGCACGGCCCGCCGCCCCCGGTCCTCGGCGCCGACAACCTCTGGCTCGGCGACGAAACCCGCAAGCGCCTCGACGAGCAGGTCCTCGACGTCCTGACCTCGCTCCGCCTCGCGGCGGGCGGCACGTTGACGCGGGACTTCCGCGACGTCCTGCGCGTCCTGGCGAAGGGCGCCCACCAGTTCACGGCGTGGCTGGGCGACATCGAAGCGGACGAATCGGGCGCGGTGCTCGTGTCGGCCTCCGGATCGGACGCGCTCCGGCTCATCCGGAAAGACGACACGGTCCGGATCGACGTCGTGGAGCCGTCGCGGATCGCGGAGTCGCTGGTGGACGTGCTGCCGCCGGTGCCGCCCGCGCGGATTTCGGCGGTGTCGATCCCGGAGGCGCGCTTCTCGGGGCGGGCGGTGGAGGAGTCGTACGACCTCGACGACCCGACGCTCGATCGTGGCCGGGACCCGCTGCCGTGGGCTCGCCGGCTGATGGCAGCTCGGCGGACCGGGTTGCACCAGTGCTACGCCGTGCAGCGGGGTGCTCGCAGCGCGCCGATCACCGCGGTGGATATCGCCGGGACCGGACGGGTGCTGACGTACGTGCAGGCGGGGCGCGAGCCTGTGGTCAGGTTCCAGCCGGGGACCCGGGGTGCGCTGACGGAAGTGTTGTACGCGACCCTGAACGGGTTGGGGGGAGGACGATGA
- a CDS encoding YbaB/EbfC family nucleoid-associated protein, with protein sequence MSNPEQLLASFDAKIAEAKQRGDRMQAEMAAVSVAERSQDGQIAVTVNHLGNLVGLEIGHAVREKANLAEEILRTVQRAQSKLADAVQTGIPSIAGTATMDELVQQLHREFPEPEPQGFVEGGHAAPASDGSRFIVEEEAPAKPAPKPAPPRPAPEPGTDDDYFSDGDYLR encoded by the coding sequence GTGTCGAACCCGGAGCAGTTGCTGGCGAGCTTCGACGCCAAGATCGCCGAGGCCAAGCAGCGAGGCGACCGCATGCAGGCCGAGATGGCGGCGGTCTCGGTCGCCGAGCGCAGCCAGGACGGCCAGATCGCGGTCACGGTGAACCACCTCGGCAACCTCGTCGGGCTGGAAATCGGGCACGCGGTGCGCGAGAAGGCGAACCTCGCCGAAGAGATACTGCGGACCGTCCAGCGCGCGCAAAGCAAGCTGGCGGACGCCGTGCAGACCGGGATTCCGTCGATCGCCGGCACCGCCACCATGGACGAGCTGGTCCAGCAGCTCCACCGCGAGTTCCCGGAACCGGAGCCGCAGGGCTTCGTGGAGGGAGGTCATGCGGCGCCCGCGAGCGACGGGTCGCGCTTCATCGTGGAAGAAGAGGCGCCGGCAAAGCCTGCACCTAAGCCGGCCCCGCCGCGTCCGGCGCCTGAGCCCGGCACCGACGACGACTACTTCAGCGACGGCGACTACTTGCGCTGA